From the genome of Cellvibrio japonicus Ueda107, one region includes:
- the mraZ gene encoding division/cell wall cluster transcriptional repressor MraZ, producing MYTGSHSISMDPKGRMAIPTRIRDALVESCGGRLVVTAHTEDRCLLVYPEHEWLALLPQIEALPSFNKVSQRVKRILIGYATPLEIDGNGRVLVPPTLRDYANLDKKIMLVGQGKKLELWSEESWLALLNAPAEDEIPGEMLSLSL from the coding sequence GTGTATACAGGTAGTCATTCCATCAGCATGGACCCCAAGGGTCGCATGGCGATACCAACACGTATTCGTGACGCGTTGGTGGAGTCTTGTGGCGGCCGTTTGGTGGTGACTGCCCATACTGAAGACCGCTGCTTGCTCGTTTACCCCGAACACGAATGGTTGGCATTGTTGCCCCAGATCGAAGCCCTCCCCAGTTTCAACAAGGTGTCCCAGCGCGTAAAGCGCATCCTGATCGGTTATGCCACGCCATTGGAGATCGATGGCAATGGCCGTGTGCTGGTGCCGCCAACCCTGCGCGATTACGCCAACCTGGATAAAAAAATCATGTTGGTTGGCCAGGGTAAAAAGTTGGAGCTCTGGAGCGAGGAAAGCTGGCTGGCTCTACTCAATGCCCCCGCTGAGGATGAGATCCCCGGCGAAATGCTCTCACTGTCGCTCTAG
- a CDS encoding EAL domain-containing response regulator, with amino-acid sequence MKSTINELSLLITDDSTTQREYARDLCQSLGVTQLHDAANGVDALSVLQEHPVDIVMVDLEMPVMDGVELIRSIAQKKYASSVIILSAKDPILIASVGTMAEADGLHVLGTFQKPLLPDVLECSLLRFIQDNKPENRNLQVAAEQEVTAVELSHAITNHEITLAFQPKLTVQGLLLRGVEALARWKHPTKGIISPGIFIPLAERHGLIDALTRYLLQKAFEHKRRWQQYGLRFHLAFNLSPLSLADADMVDWLLKMTQDFGVAPADVTFEITENALLGELASAIRTLARLRLKGFHIAIDDYGTGFANAQQLSRVPATELKIDRSLVHRVASRPQQYTILASTVTLAKNLNLTTVAEGVETEEDFLVLQELGVDLVQGYYFSKPLFADDLLAWVKTGISEMRRRYNKH; translated from the coding sequence ATGAAATCAACCATCAATGAATTGAGTCTGCTGATTACGGACGACAGTACGACCCAGCGTGAATATGCGCGCGACCTGTGCCAAAGCCTGGGCGTTACCCAATTGCATGACGCGGCTAACGGCGTAGATGCCTTGAGCGTGTTGCAGGAACATCCGGTGGACATCGTTATGGTCGACCTGGAAATGCCGGTGATGGATGGCGTAGAACTGATCCGCTCCATCGCCCAGAAGAAATATGCCAGCAGTGTGATTATCCTGAGTGCCAAGGATCCCATCCTGATCGCCAGCGTGGGCACCATGGCGGAGGCCGATGGCCTGCATGTGCTGGGAACCTTCCAAAAGCCGCTCTTGCCGGATGTGCTTGAATGCAGCCTGTTGCGTTTTATCCAGGATAACAAGCCGGAGAATCGCAACTTGCAGGTTGCTGCCGAACAGGAGGTCACGGCGGTTGAGTTGAGCCATGCGATTACCAACCATGAAATTACCCTGGCCTTCCAGCCCAAGCTGACGGTGCAGGGGTTGTTGTTGCGCGGGGTCGAAGCGCTGGCGCGTTGGAAGCACCCAACCAAGGGAATCATTTCCCCCGGTATTTTTATTCCCCTGGCAGAGCGGCATGGGCTGATTGATGCCTTGACGCGCTACCTGCTCCAGAAAGCCTTTGAACACAAACGCCGCTGGCAGCAGTATGGCTTGCGCTTTCATCTGGCCTTTAACCTATCGCCCTTGTCCCTGGCAGATGCAGATATGGTGGATTGGCTGCTCAAAATGACCCAGGACTTTGGGGTAGCCCCTGCCGACGTTACGTTTGAAATCACCGAAAATGCACTTTTGGGAGAGCTGGCCAGTGCTATCCGCACCCTGGCGCGTTTGCGCCTTAAGGGCTTTCATATCGCCATTGATGATTACGGTACAGGTTTTGCGAATGCCCAGCAGTTGTCGCGTGTCCCGGCGACCGAACTCAAAATCGATCGGTCGCTGGTGCATCGTGTCGCCTCGCGCCCACAGCAATACACCATCCTGGCCAGCACCGTTACCCTGGCCAAAAACCTCAACCTGACGACAGTGGCAGAAGGGGTGGAGACCGAGGAGGACTTCCTGGTGCTGCAGGAGTTGGGTGTGGATCTGGTGCAAGGGTACTATTTTTCCAAACCCCTGTTTGCCGATGACTTATTGGCCTGGGTCAAGACGGGTATCAGTGAAATGCGCCGTCGCTACAACAAGCATTAA
- a CDS encoding CheR family methyltransferase → MSVDAASVPLPSDKEFRLFQQLIHARLGIFLPDQKKALLSNRLWKRLQACEVKDFAEYYRYIQSPQGGMELNTALELITTNETYFFREQKHFDFLRDDILPGLKSKGQRLFRVWSAAASTGEEPYSIAMVLADRCPVSWELLSSDVNAKVIEKARLGIYPELRIRYIPQNYLHRFCRKGIGPQAGNIRVNQELRQAVDFFTLNLHEDFPDMGKFDLIFLRNVLIYFENDNKVKILERIAKCLAPDGLLFVGHSESLHGLTPYFAPIRPAIYRLSAR, encoded by the coding sequence ATGAGTGTGGATGCTGCATCGGTACCCTTGCCCAGCGATAAAGAGTTTCGCTTGTTTCAGCAGTTGATTCATGCACGGTTGGGAATTTTTTTGCCAGACCAGAAGAAAGCACTGTTAAGCAATCGCCTGTGGAAACGTCTACAGGCCTGTGAGGTCAAGGATTTCGCCGAATATTATCGCTACATCCAAAGTCCCCAGGGCGGTATGGAATTAAATACGGCCCTGGAGCTGATCACCACCAATGAAACCTATTTTTTTCGTGAGCAAAAGCATTTTGATTTTCTGCGCGATGACATACTGCCCGGCTTGAAAAGCAAGGGGCAGCGTTTGTTTCGGGTATGGAGTGCCGCCGCCTCAACCGGAGAAGAGCCCTATAGTATTGCGATGGTTCTTGCTGATCGCTGTCCGGTTTCCTGGGAACTGCTCAGCTCGGACGTGAATGCCAAGGTGATTGAAAAAGCGCGCCTGGGGATATACCCGGAATTGCGTATTCGCTATATCCCCCAGAATTACCTGCATCGCTTTTGCCGCAAGGGTATCGGGCCGCAAGCGGGCAATATCCGGGTGAATCAGGAACTGCGCCAGGCGGTAGATTTTTTTACGCTCAACCTGCATGAGGATTTTCCCGACATGGGAAAATTCGATTTGATCTTTTTGCGCAACGTGCTGATTTATTTTGAGAACGACAATAAAGTGAAAATTCTCGAGCGCATTGCCAAATGCCTGGCGCCGGATGGTCTACTGTTTGTAGGGCATTCGGAAAGCCTGCACGGTCTGACGCCTTACTTTGCACCCATAAGGCCGGCCATTTACCGATTAAGTGCCCGCTGA
- the rsmH gene encoding 16S rRNA (cytosine(1402)-N(4))-methyltransferase RsmH, with amino-acid sequence MNQLPHVTVLLGEAVEALVSNPEGTYIDGTFGRGGHSALILQHLASEGRLLAIDKDLAAIATAREKFATDARFAIAHDSFASLKNLAAERGLVGRVQGILLDLGVSSPQLDEAERGFSFMQDGPLDMRMDQTRGPSAAEWVNTASEDEIAWVLREYGEERFAKRMARAIIAERQKRPFVRTGHLAEVIKAANPAWEKGKHPATRAFQAIRIQVNRELEDLEAVLAQAVDVLAPGGRLVVISFHSLEDRLVKRFIRQQEQGDPVPKGLPLREAQLNKTMRSLGKAMKASDQEVEANVRSRSAVMRVAEKL; translated from the coding sequence GTGAACCAATTGCCGCATGTGACCGTGCTCCTGGGTGAGGCGGTTGAAGCCCTGGTTAGCAACCCCGAGGGTACCTATATCGATGGAACCTTCGGGCGCGGAGGGCACAGTGCCCTGATTCTGCAGCACCTGGCCTCTGAAGGCCGGTTGTTGGCAATCGATAAAGATCTGGCGGCCATTGCAACTGCCAGGGAGAAGTTCGCGACCGATGCGCGCTTCGCCATCGCCCACGATTCCTTTGCCAGCTTGAAAAACCTCGCTGCCGAACGCGGCCTGGTGGGCAGGGTACAAGGTATTTTGCTGGATTTGGGGGTGTCCTCTCCGCAGTTGGATGAGGCCGAGCGCGGTTTCAGCTTTATGCAGGATGGGCCGCTAGATATGCGTATGGACCAGACGCGCGGCCCCAGTGCAGCGGAATGGGTCAACACCGCCAGTGAGGATGAGATCGCCTGGGTACTTAGGGAGTACGGTGAAGAGCGTTTCGCCAAGCGTATGGCGCGGGCCATTATTGCCGAGCGGCAAAAGCGCCCCTTTGTGCGCACCGGCCACCTGGCAGAAGTGATAAAAGCGGCCAATCCGGCCTGGGAAAAAGGCAAGCACCCGGCAACCCGCGCCTTCCAGGCGATCCGCATCCAGGTTAACCGGGAGCTGGAAGACCTGGAAGCTGTGTTGGCCCAGGCGGTTGATGTCCTGGCCCCCGGTGGCCGGCTGGTGGTGATCAGTTTCCACTCGCTGGAGGATCGATTGGTCAAACGCTTCATCCGCCAGCAGGAACAGGGTGATCCTGTACCCAAGGGGTTACCCCTGCGCGAGGCGCAGTTAAACAAGACCATGCGTTCGCTCGGTAAGGCCATGAAGGCCAGTGATCAGGAAGTGGAAGCCAATGTGCGTTCGCGCAGTGCGGTCATGCGTGTCGCCGAGAAGTTGTAA
- a CDS encoding methyl-accepting chemotaxis protein gives MLTNLTLRFKILLLSTLIVLGLAVLGMSAYHQLSQYHQIVSDSSVNIQRRADILVNVQQASTHFKTQVQEWKNILIRGNNPELYERYSKGFLNEESEVSEHINRAVKLREQGGEAVEAYLSLQKEHRALGDNYRNALKNFEVSDPEAGKKVDRLVSGMDREAARQMEALATETLAGFTQYLKDTEQKTQAVYHSTLTLLIMISAAASVIIIAVMLVIFRNLFSTLGGEPAYTSDIVSQVADGYLNLDIQLKPGDSHSLLASVANMCRQLAGIIAEVRSSADALSSASEEVNATAQSLAKGASVQAASVEETSASMEEMSASIAQNSENAKITDGIAQTAANDAATGGEAVLGTIEVMQKIAQRITVIDDIAYQTNLLALNAAIEAGRAGEHGRGFAVVASEVRKLAERSQVAAQEIGTLATRTVRAAENAGSMLNNMVPAIRKTADLVQEIAAASQEQNAGVGQINTAIGQVSQTLQQNAAASEELSSTAEEMSAQAVRLQESMTYFKLENVKYKTRELQVGSAKPVQQSLLNASAIPKVKATLVDDDHNFVRFD, from the coding sequence ATGCTGACCAATCTTACCCTCAGGTTCAAAATATTATTGCTCAGCACGCTTATTGTGTTGGGTTTGGCTGTGTTGGGAATGTCTGCTTATCACCAGTTATCCCAATATCACCAGATTGTTTCCGATAGTTCCGTCAATATCCAGCGACGTGCGGACATTCTTGTCAATGTCCAGCAGGCATCCACGCATTTTAAAACCCAGGTACAGGAATGGAAAAATATCCTGATTCGCGGCAATAACCCGGAGTTGTATGAGCGCTATTCCAAGGGGTTTCTCAATGAAGAGTCTGAGGTCAGTGAACACATAAACCGTGCCGTTAAATTGCGTGAGCAGGGTGGTGAAGCTGTTGAGGCTTATTTATCGTTGCAAAAAGAACATCGTGCGCTGGGTGATAACTACCGGAATGCGCTGAAGAACTTTGAGGTCAGTGATCCTGAAGCAGGTAAAAAAGTGGATCGCCTGGTATCGGGGATGGATCGCGAAGCTGCCCGCCAAATGGAAGCGCTGGCGACAGAAACACTGGCAGGATTTACCCAATACCTGAAAGATACCGAGCAAAAAACCCAAGCGGTTTATCACAGTACACTAACCCTGTTGATTATGATCAGTGCCGCTGCATCTGTGATTATTATTGCGGTGATGCTGGTTATTTTTCGCAACCTCTTTTCTACCCTGGGCGGTGAGCCTGCATATACTTCCGACATTGTTTCCCAGGTGGCAGATGGCTACCTGAACCTCGATATTCAACTCAAACCTGGTGATAGCCATTCACTCCTGGCCAGTGTCGCCAATATGTGTCGGCAACTGGCGGGTATTATCGCCGAGGTGCGCAGTTCAGCGGATGCGTTGTCTTCTGCATCGGAAGAGGTCAATGCGACGGCGCAATCATTGGCTAAAGGTGCTTCGGTACAGGCTGCCAGTGTGGAAGAAACCTCTGCCTCTATGGAGGAGATGTCGGCCTCTATTGCCCAAAACAGCGAGAACGCCAAAATCACCGATGGCATTGCGCAAACGGCGGCCAACGATGCTGCAACTGGTGGAGAGGCGGTACTGGGTACCATCGAAGTCATGCAGAAAATTGCTCAGCGCATTACGGTGATCGATGATATTGCCTATCAGACGAATCTATTGGCATTAAATGCCGCCATTGAAGCGGGGCGTGCCGGTGAACATGGCCGCGGTTTTGCGGTGGTGGCATCGGAGGTGCGCAAACTGGCGGAGCGCAGCCAGGTTGCCGCCCAGGAAATTGGCACCCTGGCAACGAGAACAGTCAGGGCGGCGGAAAACGCGGGTAGCATGTTGAACAATATGGTTCCCGCAATTCGCAAAACGGCAGACCTGGTGCAGGAGATCGCCGCGGCATCCCAGGAGCAGAATGCCGGGGTAGGGCAGATCAACACTGCGATTGGCCAGGTCAGCCAAACCTTGCAGCAAAATGCGGCCGCATCCGAAGAGTTGAGTTCTACGGCGGAGGAAATGAGTGCACAAGCCGTCCGCCTGCAGGAGTCCATGACCTATTTCAAGTTGGAAAACGTAAAATATAAAACCCGTGAACTCCAGGTGGGATCTGCCAAACCTGTACAACAATCCCTGCTTAATGCCAGTGCCATACCTAAAGTAAAAGCAACGCTGGTCGATGATGATCATAATTTTGTGCGTTTTGATTAG
- the ftsL gene encoding cell division protein FtsL — MNRFQPLHKRPLTAGQLLLIALLWVAAIASALAVVASTQVVRRDINELETLRREASQLQVQWGQYLLEQSTWAAYSRVEHAAVSELNMTAPTPDDIVMVRGEVN; from the coding sequence ATGAACCGTTTTCAACCACTACATAAGCGCCCCCTGACAGCTGGACAATTGCTGTTGATTGCGCTGCTTTGGGTCGCCGCGATTGCGTCTGCCCTGGCTGTGGTTGCGTCAACCCAGGTGGTAAGGCGCGATATTAACGAACTGGAAACCCTGCGCCGCGAAGCCTCGCAACTGCAGGTGCAGTGGGGCCAATACCTGTTGGAACAAAGCACCTGGGCTGCCTATAGCCGTGTTGAGCATGCGGCCGTCTCCGAGCTGAATATGACGGCTCCCACACCGGACGACATCGTCATGGTAAGAGGGGAGGTTAACTGA
- a CDS encoding protein-glutamate methylesterase/protein-glutamine glutaminase, which translates to MTIDVLVIDDSAVVRQVLAVVLNEAPDIHVYAAASDPIFARHHMQKKWPDVIVLDIEMPRMDGLTFLRQLMGERPTPVVICSSLAEKGAELSLQALAAGAVDIVTKPQLGVKDFLMEAKHLLWQTVRAAASAHVHRHARQELPKSRAPQNTDLVSMAMTTDSIVVMGTSTGGTQALEQILSRISRTCPGIAVVQHMPEKFTAAFAKRLDSLCDVDVKEAETGDRLIPGRVLIAPGGHHLEVQRSGAQYVARVFRGPSVNRHCPSVDVLFRSAARSAGRNAMGIIMTGMGDDGARGLLEMRQAGSRTIAQDEASCVVFGMPKEAIQLGAAKEVMPLAQIPAVIEGKA; encoded by the coding sequence ATGACCATAGATGTATTGGTAATTGATGATTCGGCCGTCGTGCGCCAGGTATTGGCGGTGGTGCTTAATGAAGCGCCGGATATCCATGTGTATGCGGCGGCGTCGGACCCGATTTTTGCGCGCCACCACATGCAAAAAAAATGGCCTGATGTGATTGTGCTCGACATTGAAATGCCGCGTATGGATGGCTTGACCTTCCTGCGTCAACTGATGGGTGAACGACCTACCCCGGTGGTTATTTGCTCCTCCCTGGCAGAGAAGGGCGCTGAATTATCGCTGCAAGCCCTGGCTGCCGGCGCGGTGGATATAGTGACCAAGCCGCAATTGGGGGTGAAGGATTTTTTGATGGAGGCCAAGCATTTGTTATGGCAAACCGTGCGCGCTGCGGCATCTGCCCATGTGCACCGCCATGCCCGCCAGGAGCTTCCCAAGTCCCGGGCACCGCAAAATACTGATCTGGTGAGCATGGCGATGACGACGGATTCTATTGTTGTAATGGGCACATCCACCGGGGGTACCCAGGCGCTGGAACAGATTCTCAGCAGGATTTCCCGCACCTGTCCGGGTATTGCGGTTGTGCAGCACATGCCGGAGAAGTTCACCGCCGCCTTTGCCAAACGCCTGGATAGCTTGTGCGATGTCGACGTCAAAGAGGCCGAAACCGGAGACAGGCTGATTCCCGGTCGAGTGCTGATAGCACCAGGGGGGCATCACCTGGAAGTGCAACGCTCGGGCGCGCAATATGTGGCGAGGGTCTTTCGCGGCCCCAGTGTTAACCGCCATTGTCCGTCTGTGGATGTTTTGTTCCGCTCGGCGGCGCGCTCTGCCGGGCGCAATGCCATGGGTATTATCATGACCGGTATGGGGGATGACGGTGCGCGCGGGCTGTTGGAGATGCGCCAGGCCGGGAGTCGTACGATTGCCCAGGATGAAGCATCCTGTGTGGTATTTGGTATGCCCAAAGAGGCAATTCAATTGGGGGCTGCCAAGGAAGTGATGCCGCTTGCGCAGATTCCCGCTGTGATTGAGGGTAAAGCATGA
- a CDS encoding chemotaxis protein CheD has product MQLLGGLKPLHSLHPGEWYFGNNYERLHTVLGSCVALSSWHPHYKIGGMCHYLLPLPPGHVSSKQGDCRYALNALEQMKKSMLACAPLDEYRIGIFGGGNMFSFVSPRSVGYENILYARQWLAREKVQLFQSDVGGRVSRSVILVLATGEIQLKRYDMNT; this is encoded by the coding sequence ATGCAACTGCTGGGTGGTTTAAAACCGCTTCATAGCCTGCACCCGGGAGAGTGGTACTTTGGCAATAACTATGAGCGGCTGCATACCGTGTTGGGTTCCTGTGTCGCCCTGAGCAGCTGGCATCCCCATTACAAGATTGGCGGTATGTGCCATTACTTGCTACCGCTGCCGCCCGGTCATGTGAGTAGTAAGCAGGGTGACTGCCGCTATGCCTTGAATGCGCTGGAGCAAATGAAAAAATCCATGTTGGCGTGTGCGCCATTGGACGAATACCGCATTGGTATTTTTGGCGGGGGAAACATGTTTTCGTTTGTCTCTCCGCGTTCGGTTGGCTATGAAAATATTTTGTACGCACGCCAGTGGCTGGCGCGTGAAAAAGTCCAACTGTTTCAATCCGATGTGGGGGGGCGGGTCTCCCGCTCGGTGATACTGGTGTTAGCCACGGGTGAGATCCAGCTGAAACGTTATGATATGAATACCTGA
- a CDS encoding peptidoglycan D,D-transpeptidase FtsI family protein: MKPSAFEPRSARPAAPVKNKPLRVARWRFYAVGMAMAAMVVALIAHVASLQVLPNADRGYQFLQDQGESRTLRTEVIPAYRGVITDRNGEPLAVSTPVSTLWANPKVLAAAVDRIPELAKALEQNPADLKARLERYSKKEFMYLKRGLAPQAAQTVLALDIPGVYEQVEYHRYYPAADVAAHLVGRTDVDDRGQEGMELAYDAWLTGENGAKEVLKDLRGRTVKELRLVKAARSGQNLALSIDLRLQYLAHRELRKALEAAGAKAGSIVILDVLTGEVLAMSNLPSYNPNDRSRNWGEGIRNRAITDLYEPGSTVKPWVVLAALETGKFKASDVIDTSPGYMMVGTKAIKDHQNYGALDMAMAIAKSSNIAMTKIAFALEPGTLRGMFARLGIGQPIGTGFPGEAVGSLPLFKASQRIERANMSYGYALNITALQAVQAYAVIASGGIKRPVSLLRVDTPPVGERVVAEDYTQQVQDMLKRVVTAEGTGRRAQAISYSVAGKTGTAFKAIGGSYAAQKQIGSFIGMAPADDPRIVAMVVIDEPAGTGVFGNGGYVAAPAFSKVAEDALRMLKVAPDNAKESESALASRKAAGDTAPAKPVPAANKAGSAT, encoded by the coding sequence ATGAAACCCTCCGCCTTTGAGCCCCGCTCTGCCCGCCCGGCGGCCCCGGTTAAAAACAAGCCCTTGCGGGTAGCGCGCTGGCGTTTTTATGCCGTGGGTATGGCCATGGCTGCCATGGTAGTTGCCCTGATTGCCCATGTGGCCAGCCTGCAAGTGTTGCCCAATGCCGACCGCGGCTATCAATTCCTGCAAGACCAGGGTGAGTCGCGCACCCTGCGTACCGAGGTAATCCCCGCCTATCGCGGTGTGATTACCGATCGCAATGGCGAGCCCCTGGCGGTCAGCACCCCGGTATCTACCCTGTGGGCAAACCCCAAGGTACTGGCGGCAGCAGTGGATCGTATTCCTGAGCTGGCCAAGGCTCTGGAGCAGAATCCCGCCGACCTCAAAGCCCGCCTTGAGCGCTACAGCAAAAAAGAATTCATGTACCTCAAGCGCGGTTTGGCACCCCAGGCGGCCCAAACTGTACTGGCACTGGATATCCCCGGTGTTTATGAACAGGTGGAATACCATCGCTATTACCCCGCCGCCGATGTTGCGGCCCACCTGGTTGGCCGTACCGATGTGGACGATCGCGGCCAGGAGGGAATGGAGCTGGCTTACGACGCCTGGCTTACCGGTGAAAACGGTGCCAAGGAAGTGCTCAAAGACCTGCGTGGGCGCACGGTTAAGGAGTTGCGTTTAGTGAAGGCGGCACGCTCCGGCCAAAACCTGGCGTTGAGTATCGACCTGCGCTTGCAATACCTGGCCCATCGCGAGTTGCGCAAAGCGCTGGAGGCTGCCGGTGCCAAGGCGGGGTCAATTGTGATCCTGGATGTACTCACCGGCGAAGTACTTGCTATGTCCAACCTGCCGTCCTACAACCCCAATGACCGCAGCCGCAACTGGGGGGAGGGGATCCGCAACCGGGCAATTACCGACCTCTATGAGCCTGGCTCCACCGTTAAACCCTGGGTGGTACTGGCGGCTTTGGAGACCGGTAAATTCAAAGCCAGCGATGTGATCGATACCAGCCCCGGCTACATGATGGTCGGCACCAAGGCGATCAAGGATCACCAGAACTACGGCGCCCTGGATATGGCCATGGCAATTGCCAAATCCAGCAATATCGCCATGACCAAAATTGCCTTTGCCCTGGAGCCCGGCACCCTGCGCGGTATGTTTGCGCGCCTGGGGATTGGCCAGCCGATAGGTACCGGTTTTCCCGGTGAAGCCGTGGGTAGCCTGCCGCTGTTTAAGGCCAGCCAGCGTATCGAGCGCGCCAACATGTCCTATGGCTATGCGCTCAATATCACGGCGCTCCAGGCCGTTCAGGCCTATGCAGTGATTGCCAGCGGCGGTATCAAGCGCCCTGTCTCCCTGTTGCGTGTCGATACCCCCCCGGTCGGTGAGCGGGTGGTGGCTGAAGATTACACCCAGCAAGTACAGGACATGTTGAAACGTGTGGTGACGGCGGAGGGTACGGGGCGTCGCGCCCAGGCGATTTCCTACTCGGTGGCGGGCAAGACGGGTACGGCCTTTAAAGCCATTGGCGGCTCCTACGCTGCCCAAAAACAAATTGGTTCGTTTATCGGTATGGCCCCCGCAGATGATCCGCGCATTGTGGCGATGGTGGTCATTGATGAGCCGGCCGGTACCGGTGTCTTCGGTAACGGTGGCTATGTTGCCGCCCCCGCATTCTCGAAAGTGGCTGAAGATGCCCTGCGTATGCTCAAGGTCGCACCGGATAACGCCAAAGAGTCGGAATCCGCGCTGGCATCGCGCAAAGCGGCGGGTGATACAGCCCCGGCCAAGCCAGTGCCAGCTGCGAACAAAGCGGGGTCGGCAACCTGA
- a CDS encoding UDP-N-acetylmuramoyl-L-alanyl-D-glutamate--2,6-diaminopimelate ligase — translation MNRPSLTLGQWLPELALGKAASLVPGSLCLDSRQVKQGDIFIALVGTRADGRQFIANAVEQGAAAVFVEADKEWQGVHWIGEVPVIALEQLTARLSELAGRYYAHPSRELRLVGITGTNGKTTCSLLLAQLLAGVSGQGCSAVIGTLGYGLVDKHSLTPIAQQISLLTTTGLTTPDPVALQRILRQLRTGGASSAAIEVSSHSLQQKRVAGLAFDTAIFTNLTQDHLDYHGDLASYGKAKAELLFMPGLKHALFNMDDAWVKALAAKTPAGVSAIGFSLQEPADVYLRDIHLHASGASAWLVSPWGEAEFHSPLLGLFNLSNLVAVVSAACIQGAPLEQVLALVPHLVAAPGRMQPVVVDADVQEIQVLVDYAHTPDALENTLKAIREHQADRIWTVFGCGGDRDKTKRPLMGRIAEKLSDYVIVTNDNPRSEDPARIAADIVRGLNNPNGCLVLADRAQAIDFAVQQAKPGDLVLIAGKGHEDYQIFADQTLPFSDSQQARLALQRRIAKRDQVYAGGQP, via the coding sequence ATGAACAGACCCTCACTGACATTGGGCCAATGGTTGCCGGAACTGGCGCTGGGTAAAGCCGCCAGCCTGGTGCCGGGCAGCCTGTGCCTTGACAGTCGCCAGGTAAAGCAGGGCGATATCTTTATCGCCCTGGTGGGAACCCGGGCCGATGGCCGTCAATTTATCGCCAACGCGGTAGAGCAGGGCGCTGCTGCCGTTTTTGTCGAAGCTGATAAAGAATGGCAGGGGGTTCACTGGATTGGTGAAGTCCCGGTGATCGCACTGGAACAATTGACCGCCCGCTTGAGTGAGTTGGCGGGGCGCTATTACGCACATCCCAGCCGCGAGTTGCGCCTGGTGGGCATTACCGGAACCAACGGCAAAACAACCTGCAGCCTGTTGTTAGCCCAACTGCTGGCGGGTGTGAGCGGGCAGGGTTGCTCTGCCGTTATTGGCACCCTGGGCTATGGATTGGTAGACAAGCATTCCCTGACACCTATTGCCCAGCAAATTAGCCTGCTGACAACCACCGGGCTGACGACTCCGGACCCTGTTGCACTGCAGCGCATCCTGCGGCAGTTGCGCACGGGCGGTGCCAGCTCGGCGGCTATCGAAGTGTCTTCCCACAGCCTGCAACAAAAACGTGTTGCCGGTTTGGCATTCGACACCGCCATCTTCACTAACCTGACCCAGGATCACCTTGATTATCACGGCGATCTGGCAAGTTATGGCAAGGCCAAGGCCGAATTACTGTTTATGCCGGGCCTCAAGCATGCCCTGTTCAATATGGATGATGCCTGGGTTAAGGCCCTGGCAGCTAAAACCCCGGCCGGGGTTAGTGCTATTGGTTTCTCCCTGCAGGAGCCGGCGGATGTTTACCTGCGCGATATCCACCTGCACGCCAGCGGTGCCAGTGCCTGGTTGGTCAGTCCCTGGGGGGAGGCCGAATTCCACTCGCCGCTGCTCGGATTGTTCAATCTCAGCAATCTGGTAGCGGTTGTCTCTGCCGCTTGTATCCAGGGCGCTCCCCTTGAACAAGTCCTCGCGCTGGTTCCGCACCTGGTGGCGGCACCGGGGCGTATGCAACCGGTTGTGGTGGATGCCGATGTGCAGGAGATCCAGGTACTGGTGGACTATGCCCACACCCCGGATGCGTTGGAAAACACACTCAAGGCCATTCGTGAGCACCAGGCTGATCGCATCTGGACAGTGTTTGGCTGTGGCGGTGATCGCGATAAAACCAAGCGTCCGCTGATGGGGCGTATTGCCGAAAAACTGAGCGACTATGTGATTGTGACGAATGATAATCCACGCTCGGAAGACCCGGCGCGTATCGCTGCCGACATAGTGCGTGGCTTGAATAATCCCAATGGTTGCCTGGTCCTGGCCGATCGCGCCCAGGCTATCGATTTTGCGGTGCAACAGGCCAAGCCGGGTGACCTGGTATTGATCGCAGGTAAAGGACACGAGGACTACCAAATTTTCGCTGATCAAACACTGCCGTTCAGCGATAGCCAGCAAGCGCGCCTCGCGTTGCAGCGCCGTATCGCCAAGCGCGATCAGGTGTACGCCGGAGGCCAGCCATGA